The Actinomadura sp. WMMB 499 genome includes a window with the following:
- a CDS encoding thiolase domain-containing protein codes for MREVAVVAFTQSEHSGEDQGVLETEILAPVIGEIKERTGLTRFGFTCSGSCDYLQGAPFAFVSALDTVGAWPPISESHVEMDGAWALYEAWVKLLIGEVDTALVYGFGKSTQNDIRAIFTQQHDPYYLAPLGVDHVSLAAMQARAYMEKSGAKDEDMRAIAARSRAAGRGNPFALDLPDPADDAGFDIAPLRPHDIAPLTDGAAAIVLAAGDTARELCERPAWITGIDHRVEPHSPGARDLTRSESTRIAGEKAGAAGVEVAELHAQFSHEELILREALGLGDDAAVNPSGGALAANPLMASGLIRIGEAAARIHDGTASRTLGHASSGPCLQQNLVCVMSGEK; via the coding sequence ATGCGAGAAGTAGCCGTCGTCGCCTTCACGCAGAGCGAGCACAGCGGCGAGGACCAGGGGGTCCTGGAGACCGAGATCCTCGCCCCGGTGATCGGCGAGATCAAGGAGCGGACCGGCCTGACGCGGTTCGGGTTCACCTGCTCGGGGTCCTGCGACTACCTGCAGGGCGCGCCGTTCGCGTTCGTGTCGGCGCTCGACACGGTCGGCGCGTGGCCGCCGATCTCGGAGAGCCACGTCGAGATGGACGGCGCGTGGGCGCTGTACGAGGCGTGGGTGAAGCTGCTGATCGGCGAGGTCGACACCGCCCTGGTGTACGGGTTCGGGAAGTCGACGCAGAACGACATCCGCGCGATCTTCACCCAGCAGCACGACCCGTACTACCTGGCGCCGCTCGGCGTCGACCACGTGTCGCTGGCCGCGATGCAGGCGCGCGCGTACATGGAGAAGTCGGGCGCCAAGGACGAGGACATGCGCGCGATCGCCGCGCGGTCGCGGGCGGCCGGCCGCGGCAACCCGTTCGCGCTCGACCTGCCCGACCCCGCGGACGACGCGGGCTTCGACATCGCGCCGCTGCGCCCCCACGACATCGCACCGCTGACGGACGGCGCCGCGGCGATCGTCCTCGCGGCGGGCGACACGGCGCGCGAGCTGTGCGAGCGGCCCGCGTGGATCACCGGGATCGACCACCGCGTCGAGCCGCACTCGCCGGGCGCCCGCGACCTGACCCGCTCGGAGTCGACGCGGATCGCGGGGGAGAAGGCGGGCGCGGCCGGCGTCGAGGTCGCGGAGCTGCACGCCCAGTTCAGCCACGAGGAGCTGATCCTGCGCGAGGCCCTCGGGCTCGGCGACGACGCCGCCGTCAACCCGTCCGGCGGGGCCCTCGCGGCGAACCCGCTGATGGCGTCGGGCCTCATCCGGATCGGCGAGGCCGCGGCCCGGATCCACGACGGGACGGCGTCGCGGACGCTCGGGCACGCCTCGTCCGGTCCGTGCCTGCAGCAGAACCTCGTGTGCGTGATGTCGGGAGAGAAGTAA
- a CDS encoding SDR family NAD(P)-dependent oxidoreductase, whose translation MTIALITGANRGLGYETARRLVAAGHTVFAGARDARRGADAARALGARPLRIDVTDGESVRRAAEHVRDETGRLDVLVNNAGIIGARKPVAATTADDMLACYDTNVFGAVRVFGAFLPLLERGAAPVVVNVGSGLGSLAAATDPAARAEHVPAWLPALDYASAKAALHMVTAQYAHACPGIRVNAVDPGLTATDFNGHAGSRTVEEGAEIIVRMASIGADGPTGGFFAAAGPVPW comes from the coding sequence ATGACGATCGCACTGATCACCGGGGCGAACCGGGGGCTGGGCTACGAGACCGCGCGCCGCCTCGTGGCGGCCGGGCACACCGTGTTCGCCGGGGCCCGGGACGCCCGGCGCGGGGCGGACGCGGCCCGCGCCCTCGGCGCCCGGCCGCTGCGCATCGACGTCACCGACGGAGAGTCGGTGCGCCGCGCCGCCGAGCACGTCCGCGACGAGACGGGACGGCTGGACGTCCTCGTGAACAACGCGGGGATCATCGGCGCGCGCAAGCCGGTCGCCGCCACCACCGCCGACGACATGCTGGCCTGCTACGACACCAACGTCTTCGGCGCCGTCCGGGTCTTCGGGGCGTTCCTGCCGCTGCTGGAGCGCGGCGCGGCGCCGGTTGTGGTCAACGTCGGCAGCGGGCTGGGCTCGCTGGCGGCGGCCACCGACCCGGCGGCGCGCGCCGAGCACGTCCCCGCCTGGCTGCCCGCGCTCGACTACGCCTCAGCGAAGGCGGCGCTGCACATGGTGACCGCGCAGTACGCCCACGCCTGTCCGGGCATCCGCGTCAACGCGGTCGACCCCGGCCTGACCGCCACCGACTTCAACGGCCACGCCGGTTCGCGGACGGTCGAGGAGGGTGCCGAGATCATCGTGCGGATGGCCTCGATCGGCGCGGACGGCCCGACGGGCGGGTTCTTCGCGGCCGCCGGTCCGGTGCCCTGGTAG
- a CDS encoding thiolase domain-containing protein, whose amino-acid sequence MANSCAVIGVGQTQYKTKRLDVSMAGLLREAARRALDDAGLTWRDIDAIVVGKAPDLFEGVVMPEVFLADALGAAGKPLIRVHTAGSVGGSTAIVAANLVRSGVHDRVLTLAWEKQSESNATWALTVNSPFTTSLVVGAGGYFAPHIRAYIRKSGAPEHIGHLVAVKDRENALRNPYAHLRIPGISREMVESTPMLWEPIRYLDTCPSSDGACAMVLASEDAAKKAPGKPAWVQATAMRSEPMGFVRRDNVSPQAGKDCAADVYRQAGIADPRRELDCAEVYVPFSWYEPMWLENLGFCGDGEGWKLTEAGATAFDGDIPWNPSGGVLSSNPIGASGMIRFAEAAMQVSDRAGEHQVDGARRALGHAYGGGAQFYAMWVVGSEKP is encoded by the coding sequence ATGGCCAACTCCTGTGCGGTCATCGGCGTCGGGCAGACGCAGTACAAGACCAAGCGCCTGGACGTGTCGATGGCGGGGCTGCTGCGCGAGGCGGCCCGCCGCGCCCTCGACGACGCCGGGCTGACCTGGCGGGACATCGACGCGATCGTCGTCGGCAAGGCCCCCGACCTGTTCGAGGGCGTGGTCATGCCGGAGGTGTTCCTCGCGGACGCGCTGGGCGCCGCGGGCAAGCCGCTCATCCGGGTGCACACGGCCGGTTCGGTCGGCGGCTCGACCGCGATCGTCGCGGCGAACCTCGTCCGCAGCGGCGTCCACGACCGGGTGCTCACGCTGGCGTGGGAGAAGCAGTCGGAGTCGAACGCGACGTGGGCGCTGACGGTGAACTCGCCGTTCACGACGTCGCTGGTGGTGGGCGCGGGCGGCTACTTCGCCCCGCACATCCGTGCGTACATCCGCAAGTCGGGCGCCCCCGAGCACATCGGGCACCTCGTCGCCGTCAAGGACCGGGAGAACGCGCTGCGGAACCCGTACGCGCACTTGCGGATCCCCGGCATCTCCCGCGAGATGGTCGAGTCGACGCCGATGCTGTGGGAGCCGATCCGCTACCTGGACACGTGCCCGTCGTCGGACGGCGCGTGCGCGATGGTGCTCGCGTCCGAGGACGCGGCGAAGAAGGCGCCCGGCAAGCCCGCGTGGGTGCAGGCCACGGCGATGCGCTCGGAGCCGATGGGGTTCGTGCGCCGCGACAACGTCAGCCCGCAGGCCGGCAAGGACTGCGCCGCCGACGTGTACCGGCAGGCCGGGATCGCCGATCCGCGCCGCGAGCTGGACTGCGCCGAGGTGTACGTCCCGTTCTCCTGGTACGAGCCGATGTGGCTGGAGAACCTCGGGTTCTGCGGCGACGGCGAGGGCTGGAAGCTCACCGAGGCGGGCGCGACGGCCTTCGACGGCGACATCCCGTGGAACCCGTCCGGCGGCGTCCTGTCGTCCAACCCGATCGGCGCGTCCGGGATGATCCGCTTCGCGGAGGCGGCGATGCAGGTCAGCGACCGGGCCGGAGAGCACCAGGTGGACGGCGCCCGGCGCGCCCTCGGGCACGCCTACGGCGGCGGCGCCCAGTTCTACGCGATGTGGGTCGTCGGCAGCGAGAAGCCGTGA
- a CDS encoding acyl-CoA synthetase, translating into MGTLGFWRLAQADPEWVAAVDPDGTRYTAGDLLARSNRLVHGLRGLGLEKGDGVCGLVPNGVDGLVLYLATLQAGWYYTPINWHLTGPEIGYIVEDSEAKAFFVHERYAAEGARAGEAIEAHRRFAFGDVEGFRPYAELVEGQPDGLPDDRSNGATMHYTSGTTGRPKGVKRALMGIDPDDSAELMTFLLTLFGIPPGRPAGGEPQAHLITSPNYHTAVTQFGGTALHMGHTLVYTDKWGAEDCLRVIQEHRVTNTHMVPTHFKRMLALPEDVRSRYDVSSMKWAIHAAAPCPVPIKQQMLEWWGDCIWEYYAATEGGGTIASPADWREHPGTVGNAWPISELLIVDDDGEPVPAGTHGTIYMKMAGADFEYKGDKEKTEKERLKDFFTVGDIGYLTEDGFLFLSDRKSDMIISGGANIYPAEIENEITMHPKVADVAVFGIPDEEWGEQIKAVVEPAEGVEPGPDLAAEILASLEGRLAKMKWPKTIDFIETMPREPNGKLLKRKLRDPYWKDRESAI; encoded by the coding sequence ATGGGGACGTTGGGCTTTTGGCGGTTGGCGCAGGCCGATCCCGAGTGGGTGGCCGCCGTCGACCCGGACGGAACGCGGTACACCGCGGGAGACCTGCTCGCGCGCTCGAACCGGCTCGTCCACGGGCTTCGCGGGCTCGGCCTGGAGAAGGGCGACGGGGTCTGCGGGCTCGTGCCGAACGGCGTGGACGGGCTGGTCCTGTACCTCGCGACGCTGCAGGCCGGCTGGTACTACACGCCGATCAACTGGCACCTGACGGGCCCGGAGATCGGTTACATCGTCGAGGACAGTGAGGCGAAGGCGTTCTTCGTCCACGAGCGGTACGCGGCGGAAGGCGCGCGCGCGGGCGAGGCCATCGAGGCGCACCGGCGGTTCGCGTTCGGTGACGTCGAGGGGTTCCGGCCCTACGCGGAGCTGGTCGAGGGGCAGCCCGACGGGCTTCCGGACGATCGCAGCAACGGCGCCACGATGCACTACACGTCCGGGACGACCGGGCGGCCCAAGGGCGTGAAGCGCGCGCTGATGGGGATCGACCCGGACGACAGCGCGGAGCTGATGACGTTCCTGCTGACGCTGTTCGGCATTCCCCCGGGGCGTCCGGCGGGCGGCGAGCCGCAGGCGCACCTGATCACGTCGCCGAACTACCACACGGCGGTCACCCAGTTCGGCGGGACGGCCTTGCACATGGGGCACACGCTCGTCTACACGGACAAGTGGGGCGCCGAGGACTGCCTGCGGGTGATCCAGGAGCACCGCGTCACGAACACGCACATGGTGCCGACGCACTTCAAGCGGATGCTGGCCCTCCCGGAGGACGTCCGGAGCCGGTACGACGTGTCGTCGATGAAGTGGGCGATCCACGCGGCGGCGCCGTGCCCGGTGCCGATCAAGCAGCAGATGCTCGAGTGGTGGGGCGACTGCATCTGGGAGTACTACGCGGCGACCGAGGGCGGCGGGACGATCGCGAGCCCCGCGGACTGGCGGGAGCACCCCGGGACGGTCGGGAACGCGTGGCCGATCAGCGAGCTGCTCATCGTGGACGATGACGGCGAACCCGTCCCGGCGGGGACGCACGGCACGATCTACATGAAGATGGCCGGTGCGGACTTCGAGTACAAGGGCGACAAGGAGAAGACGGAGAAGGAGCGCCTCAAGGACTTCTTCACCGTCGGCGACATCGGCTACCTCACCGAGGACGGCTTCCTGTTCCTGTCCGACCGCAAGTCCGACATGATCATCTCGGGCGGCGCGAACATCTACCCCGCCGAGATCGAGAACGAGATCACCATGCATCCCAAGGTCGCGGACGTCGCCGTGTTCGGCATCCCCGACGAGGAGTGGGGCGAGCAGATCAAGGCGGTCGTGGAGCCCGCGGAGGGCGTCGAACCGGGCCCGGACCTGGCGGCCGAGATCCTCGCGTCCCTGGAGGGCCGGCTCGCGAAGATGAAGTGGCCGAAGACCATCGACTTCATCGAGACGATGCCGCGCGAGCCGAACGGCAAGCTGCTCAAGCGCAAGCTCAGGGACCCGTACTGGAAGGACCGTGAGAGTGCCATCTGA
- a CDS encoding acyl-CoA synthetase: protein MEYNHADLFEGVADAIGDRTALVCGDRRLTYAELDEHANRLAHHLAAAGVGPGQHVAVQLYNGVEYAAALLAALKIRAVPINVNYRYVEGELRYVYQDSESVALLYDVEFEERVAAVVPEVPRLRHLVAVGGTPSIDGAVRYDDAVRDADGGRGFPPRSGDDTYIVYTGGTTGMPKGVMWSTEQMLFAFWNPTFPRPERPEDVVELARNAGPMVMMPIAPLMHGAAQMATWIAWCMGATLVYTRKFDAADAWATIAREKVNSVTVTGDAMAIPLADELATGKHDTSSLLAFVSTGAILTGTVRDRLQALLPNSVILDRFGSTESGSTAEAVSGSSPEKGLRFAPDVENVTVLDDALRPVEPGSGVIGQVARSGYIAHGYFNDPEKTARTFPVVDGRRWLLTGDMATVEADGSIAVFGRGSQAINTGGEKVFPEEVEAVLKGHPGVYDAVVTGIPDERWGNRVAAVIQPDGDAPPAADLDAHCRRELSGYKVPRTYAFVKEMKRSPAGKADYRWAKQIAEEAR, encoded by the coding sequence ATGGAGTACAACCACGCTGACCTGTTCGAGGGAGTCGCGGACGCGATCGGGGACCGGACCGCGCTGGTGTGCGGCGACCGGCGGCTCACCTACGCCGAGCTGGACGAGCACGCCAACCGGCTCGCGCACCATCTGGCGGCGGCCGGGGTCGGTCCCGGGCAGCACGTCGCCGTCCAGCTCTACAACGGCGTCGAGTACGCGGCGGCGCTGCTGGCCGCGCTGAAGATCCGCGCGGTGCCGATCAACGTGAACTACCGGTACGTCGAGGGCGAGCTCCGCTACGTCTACCAGGACTCCGAGAGCGTCGCGCTGCTGTACGACGTGGAGTTCGAGGAGCGGGTCGCGGCGGTCGTCCCGGAGGTCCCCCGGCTGCGGCACCTCGTCGCCGTGGGCGGGACGCCGTCCATCGACGGCGCCGTCCGGTACGACGACGCGGTGCGGGACGCCGACGGGGGGCGCGGGTTCCCGCCGCGCTCGGGCGACGACACCTACATCGTCTACACGGGCGGGACCACGGGGATGCCCAAGGGCGTCATGTGGTCCACCGAGCAGATGCTGTTCGCGTTCTGGAACCCGACGTTCCCGCGCCCCGAGCGGCCCGAGGACGTCGTGGAGCTGGCGCGCAACGCGGGCCCGATGGTGATGATGCCGATCGCGCCGCTCATGCACGGCGCCGCGCAGATGGCCACCTGGATCGCGTGGTGCATGGGCGCGACGCTCGTCTACACCCGCAAGTTCGACGCGGCGGACGCGTGGGCGACGATCGCGCGCGAGAAGGTCAACTCGGTGACCGTCACCGGCGACGCGATGGCGATCCCGCTGGCGGACGAACTCGCCACCGGGAAGCACGACACGTCGTCGCTGCTCGCGTTCGTCTCGACGGGGGCGATCCTCACCGGAACCGTGCGGGACCGCCTGCAGGCGCTCCTCCCGAACAGCGTCATCCTCGACCGTTTCGGCTCGACCGAATCCGGGTCGACGGCCGAGGCGGTGTCGGGGTCGTCCCCGGAGAAGGGCCTGCGGTTCGCGCCGGACGTCGAGAACGTGACCGTCCTGGACGACGCGCTGCGCCCGGTGGAGCCGGGTTCGGGCGTCATCGGCCAGGTCGCGCGGAGCGGGTACATCGCGCACGGCTACTTCAATGACCCGGAGAAGACCGCGCGGACGTTCCCCGTGGTGGACGGCCGCCGCTGGCTGCTCACCGGCGACATGGCGACGGTCGAGGCGGACGGCTCGATCGCGGTGTTCGGGCGCGGCTCGCAGGCGATCAACACCGGTGGCGAGAAGGTGTTCCCCGAGGAGGTCGAGGCCGTTCTCAAGGGCCATCCGGGGGTGTACGACGCGGTCGTGACGGGCATCCCGGACGAGCGCTGGGGCAACCGGGTCGCGGCCGTGATCCAGCCGGACGGGGACGCACCGCCCGCCGCCGACCTCGACGCCCACTGCCGCCGCGAGCTCTCCGGCTACAAGGTGCCGCGCACGTACGCGTTCGTGAAGGAGATGAAGCGGTCCCCGGCGGGTAAGGCGGACTACCGCTGGGCGAAGCAGATCGCGGAGGAGGCCCGCTGA
- a CDS encoding helix-turn-helix domain-containing protein, giving the protein MRERDGGSARANDLGVALRTWRRRADPATAGLPIDRARRVAGLRREELARLAGMSVDYVVRLEQGRAASPSPQILLALARALRLSPDERRHLFLLAGRLAPAPERVSAHLTPGVLRLLDRLDGSPVAVYDAAWTPIAWNPLHAALAGDGDGDLNVAWRHFTGASSRVRHTPAQTERFEAAMVADLRAATARFPGDARLRRLIADLRRHSPRFAGLWASHEVGAHVADRKTIHHPDVGDVRLDCDVLTVPDSDVHVVVCTAEPGSEAAGKLRLLSALTEPPRTGPAPTAPRRCVAAR; this is encoded by the coding sequence ATGAGAGAACGCGACGGCGGATCGGCGCGGGCGAACGACCTCGGCGTCGCGCTGCGGACCTGGCGCCGCCGCGCCGACCCCGCCACGGCGGGCCTGCCCATCGACCGCGCCCGCCGCGTGGCCGGGCTGCGCCGCGAGGAACTGGCGCGGCTGGCCGGCATGTCGGTGGACTACGTGGTGCGCCTGGAACAGGGCCGGGCCGCGTCACCCTCGCCGCAGATCCTGCTCGCCCTCGCACGCGCGCTCCGCCTGTCGCCGGACGAGCGCCGCCACCTGTTCCTGCTGGCCGGACGGCTCGCGCCCGCCCCCGAACGGGTCTCGGCCCACCTCACGCCCGGCGTCCTGCGGCTGCTGGACCGGCTGGACGGCTCCCCGGTGGCCGTCTACGACGCCGCCTGGACGCCGATCGCCTGGAACCCGCTGCACGCCGCGCTCGCCGGGGACGGCGACGGCGACCTCAACGTCGCGTGGCGGCACTTCACCGGGGCGTCGTCCCGGGTGCGTCACACCCCGGCGCAGACGGAGCGTTTCGAGGCGGCCATGGTCGCCGACCTGCGGGCCGCCACCGCGCGCTTCCCCGGCGACGCCCGGCTCCGCCGGCTGATCGCCGACCTGCGGCGGCACAGCCCCCGCTTCGCCGGGCTGTGGGCGTCGCACGAGGTGGGCGCGCACGTCGCGGACCGCAAGACGATCCACCACCCGGACGTCGGCGACGTCCGCCTGGACTGCGACGTGCTGACCGTCCCGGACAGCGACGTGCACGTGGTGGTCTGCACCGCCGAGCCGGGCTCGGAGGCCGCCGGAAAGCTGCGCCTGCTGAGCGCCCTCACCGAACCGCCGCGAACCGGCCCGGCGCCGACCGCGCCGCGCCGGTGCGTGGCCGCTCGTTAG
- a CDS encoding crotonase/enoyl-CoA hydratase family protein, with protein sequence MERLPISTEHCTVERDGHVVIVTMNRPEARNAFSGSMLLGLAEAWQYMSDEPGVRVGILTGAEGTFCAGADLKAMGEPPSDPAIKARMDAIENWHWKGLLREARPTKPIICAIEGWAVAGGTELLTGTDLRVVAEGATLGLYEAKRGLFPMGGSAIRLPRQIGYANAMDILLTARSVTPREALEMGLINKIVPNGSALAAARELADQIAECAPLAVQAILRTYRETEHLSEEDALKISDEIGWPVIGSEDAKEGSKAFKEKRAPEYKGK encoded by the coding sequence GTGGAACGGCTGCCGATCAGCACCGAGCACTGCACCGTCGAGCGCGACGGTCACGTCGTCATCGTCACGATGAACCGTCCGGAGGCGCGCAACGCGTTCAGCGGGAGCATGCTGCTCGGCCTCGCCGAGGCATGGCAGTACATGTCCGACGAGCCCGGGGTCCGGGTCGGGATCCTCACCGGCGCCGAGGGGACGTTCTGCGCGGGCGCCGACCTGAAGGCGATGGGCGAGCCGCCGTCCGACCCCGCGATCAAGGCGCGCATGGACGCCATCGAGAACTGGCACTGGAAGGGCCTGCTGCGCGAGGCGCGCCCCACCAAGCCCATCATCTGCGCGATCGAGGGCTGGGCCGTCGCGGGCGGCACCGAACTCCTGACGGGCACCGACCTGCGCGTCGTCGCCGAGGGCGCCACCCTCGGCCTCTACGAGGCCAAGCGCGGCCTGTTCCCGATGGGCGGCTCCGCGATCCGGCTCCCCCGCCAGATCGGCTACGCCAACGCGATGGACATCCTGCTCACCGCCCGCTCGGTCACCCCGCGCGAAGCCCTCGAGATGGGCCTGATCAACAAGATCGTCCCGAACGGCTCCGCGCTCGCCGCCGCCCGCGAGCTGGCCGACCAGATCGCCGAGTGCGCCCCCCTCGCCGTCCAGGCCATCCTCCGCACCTACCGCGAGACCGAGCACCTCTCCGAGGAGGACGCCCTCAAGATCTCCGACGAGATCGGCTGGCCCGTCATCGGCTCCGAGGACGCCAAGGAGGGCTCGAAGGCGTTCAAGGAGAAGCGCGCCCCCGAATACAAGGGCAAGTAG
- a CDS encoding DsbA family protein, translating into MSEKRMVEFVFDVACVNSYLMFTRYSRAVRRFRADGGEVETSLLSYRFQPDIDPGGEPLVETHRRLLGEEEAREVQATTDFGAAEGLRVDFTRVVSTNTFEAHRRIAWAVRQERGEAMTERLFRAYFTDGVNVADPEVLARLAREAGVEPGADGPEEVRRELDRVRGLGFVRESVPAFRFDGERVMAGQRTEDELLAALAG; encoded by the coding sequence GTGTCCGAAAAGCGCATGGTCGAGTTCGTCTTCGACGTTGCCTGCGTCAACTCGTACCTGATGTTCACCCGGTACTCGCGGGCCGTGCGGCGGTTCCGCGCGGACGGGGGTGAGGTCGAGACGTCGCTGCTGTCCTACCGGTTCCAGCCTGACATCGACCCCGGAGGCGAACCGCTGGTGGAGACGCACCGGCGCCTCCTCGGCGAGGAGGAGGCCCGCGAGGTGCAGGCGACCACGGACTTCGGCGCCGCGGAGGGCCTGCGGGTCGACTTCACCCGTGTGGTCTCCACGAACACGTTCGAGGCGCACCGCCGCATCGCCTGGGCCGTCCGGCAGGAACGGGGCGAGGCCATGACCGAGCGGCTGTTCCGCGCCTACTTCACCGACGGCGTCAACGTCGCCGACCCCGAGGTGCTGGCCCGGCTGGCCCGCGAGGCGGGCGTCGAGCCGGGCGCGGACGGTCCCGAGGAGGTGCGACGGGAACTGGATCGTGTTCGGGGGCTCGGTTTCGTGCGCGAATCCGTGCCCGCCTTCCGGTTCGACGGCGAGCGTGTGATGGCCGGGCAGCGAACCGAGGACGAACTTCTCGCCGCGCTCGCCGGCTGA
- a CDS encoding Zn-ribbon domain-containing OB-fold protein, which translates to MPSDVNHVVEFPGGYTRSVGPVIGRFLSELRDGRMVGVRTSGGRVLVPPTEYDPDTGDDVTGEFVEVGPVGTVTTWSWVAHPAKEHPFDRPFAWVLVRPDGADTALVHALDAGVFDAGAEAPKFLKTGMRVRPKWRAERTGTIGDIECFLPEVTMINPQAKLEFRLSGGRALHRYLEGIAQGRILGSRCPVCEAVIVPMKETCPRDGVPTTEEVELPDVGTLTTYAVNNIPDPRAPEVPFVSGYVLLDGAGVPLLTLIAGVPADQVRMGMRVKAAWKPREEWSPSVGNIKWFEPVDEPDVPFDEIKDYL; encoded by the coding sequence GTGCCATCTGACGTGAACCACGTCGTCGAGTTCCCCGGCGGCTACACCCGCTCGGTCGGCCCGGTCATCGGCCGGTTCCTGAGCGAGCTGCGGGACGGCCGCATGGTCGGGGTCCGGACGAGCGGGGGCCGCGTGCTCGTGCCGCCGACCGAGTACGACCCCGACACCGGCGACGACGTGACGGGCGAGTTCGTCGAGGTCGGGCCGGTCGGGACCGTCACGACCTGGTCGTGGGTCGCGCATCCGGCGAAGGAGCACCCGTTCGACCGTCCGTTCGCGTGGGTGCTGGTCCGCCCGGACGGCGCCGACACCGCGCTCGTCCACGCGCTGGACGCCGGGGTGTTCGACGCGGGCGCGGAGGCGCCGAAGTTCCTCAAGACCGGGATGCGGGTCCGGCCGAAGTGGCGGGCGGAGCGCACCGGCACGATCGGCGACATCGAGTGCTTCCTGCCCGAGGTCACGATGATCAACCCGCAGGCGAAGCTGGAGTTCCGGCTGAGCGGCGGGCGGGCCCTGCACCGGTACCTGGAGGGGATCGCGCAGGGCCGCATCCTCGGCAGCCGCTGCCCGGTGTGCGAGGCGGTCATCGTCCCGATGAAGGAGACGTGCCCGCGCGACGGCGTCCCGACGACCGAGGAGGTCGAGCTGCCGGACGTCGGCACCCTCACGACGTACGCGGTGAACAACATCCCCGACCCGCGGGCCCCCGAGGTGCCGTTCGTGTCCGGATACGTCCTGCTGGACGGTGCGGGCGTCCCGCTGCTGACGCTGATCGCGGGCGTCCCGGCCGACCAGGTCCGGATGGGCATGCGGGTGAAGGCCGCCTGGAAGCCGCGCGAGGAATGGTCGCCGAGCGTGGGCAACATCAAGTGGTTCGAGCCCGTCGACGAGCCGGACGTCCCCTTCGACGAGATCAAGGACTACCTCTGA
- a CDS encoding MarR family winged helix-turn-helix transcriptional regulator: protein MAAPEPGRTPAELLASALQRNTMYTVLLHHATATKSGMNVTDAQCVNALALDGPQTPGRLAKLMGITTGGAITAVIDRLEKSGHVRRTRDPDDRRRVIVELVPGAAERVGRYFEPIARQFHERLADCTDEQIAFLLNWFGGTNAALPEVIDEIRRMR from the coding sequence GTGGCGGCCCCCGAGCCCGGACGGACGCCCGCCGAGCTGCTGGCGTCGGCGTTGCAGCGCAACACCATGTACACGGTCCTGCTGCATCACGCGACGGCGACCAAGTCCGGGATGAACGTCACGGACGCCCAGTGCGTCAACGCGCTCGCCCTCGACGGCCCGCAAACGCCCGGCCGGCTCGCGAAGCTGATGGGGATCACGACGGGCGGCGCCATCACCGCCGTCATCGACCGGCTGGAGAAGAGCGGGCACGTGCGCCGCACCCGCGACCCCGACGACCGGCGCCGCGTGATCGTCGAGCTGGTCCCGGGCGCCGCCGAGCGCGTCGGACGGTACTTCGAGCCGATCGCCCGGCAGTTCCACGAGCGGCTCGCGGACTGCACGGACGAGCAGATCGCCTTCCTGCTGAACTGGTTCGGCGGCACGAACGCCGCGCTGCCCGAGGTGATCGACGAGATCCGCCGGATGCGCTGA